A part of Olleya sp. Bg11-27 genomic DNA contains:
- the sucD gene encoding succinate--CoA ligase subunit alpha, whose translation MSVLVNKDSKIIVQGFTGSEGTFHAGQMIEYGTNVVGGVTPGKGGQTHLDRPVFNTVQEAVDKAGADTSIIFVPPAFAADAIMEAANAGIKVIICITEGIPVADMIKAAAYIKDRDCRLIGPNCPGVITPGEAKVGIMPGFVFKKGKVGIVSKSGTLTYEAADQVVKQGLGITTAIGIGGDPIIGTTTKEAVELLINDPETECVVMIGEIGGQLEADAANWYKASGSKKPIVGFIAGETAPAGRTMGHAGAIVGGSDDTAQAKKAIMRACGIHVVDSPAEIGKKVAEVMA comes from the coding sequence ATGAGCGTTTTAGTAAACAAAGATTCAAAAATAATAGTTCAAGGATTTACAGGTAGTGAAGGTACTTTTCACGCCGGACAAATGATTGAATACGGAACAAATGTAGTAGGTGGTGTAACACCAGGTAAAGGTGGTCAAACACATTTAGACAGACCAGTTTTTAATACAGTTCAAGAAGCTGTAGATAAAGCAGGAGCAGACACATCAATCATTTTTGTCCCACCAGCATTTGCAGCAGACGCAATAATGGAAGCAGCTAATGCAGGAATAAAAGTAATTATTTGTATTACAGAAGGAATTCCTGTAGCAGATATGATTAAAGCTGCGGCTTACATCAAAGATAGAGACTGTAGATTAATTGGACCTAACTGTCCAGGAGTAATTACTCCGGGAGAAGCTAAAGTTGGTATTATGCCAGGTTTTGTTTTCAAAAAAGGAAAAGTAGGTATTGTATCTAAATCAGGTACTTTAACTTATGAAGCTGCTGATCAAGTTGTAAAACAAGGTTTAGGAATCACTACTGCAATTGGTATTGGAGGAGATCCAATTATTGGAACAACGACTAAAGAAGCTGTTGAGTTATTAATTAACGATCCAGAAACTGAATGTGTTGTAATGATTGGTGAAATCGGAGGTCAATTAGAGGCAGATGCAGCTAACTGGTACAAAGCTTCAGGAAGTAAAAAACCTATCGTTGGTTTTATTGCAGGTGAAACTGCACCAGCAGGACGTACAATGGGTCATGCAGGAGCAATTGTAGGTGGATCTGATGATACAGCTCAAGCTAAAAAAGCAATTATGAGAGCGTGTGGAATTCACGTTGTAGATTCTCCAGCAGAAATTGGTAAAAAAGTTGCCGAAGTTATGGCATAA
- a CDS encoding nuclear transport factor 2 family protein has product MSARAIVKAFYNLDLAKAEDAINMFDKDCQLHWNSSNGYTALDYDGISKKLEEVRQSFVTFTYKLSHLLKENNTITARYTAYAATIERPDKVEPIAHFISIWEVKEGLLYKGYEISQLFDENPSSLSSYS; this is encoded by the coding sequence ATGTCAGCCAGAGCAATTGTAAAAGCCTTTTATAATTTAGATTTAGCAAAAGCAGAGGATGCTATAAATATGTTTGACAAAGATTGTCAATTGCATTGGAATAGTAGCAATGGTTACACTGCTTTAGATTATGATGGTATAAGTAAAAAACTAGAGGAGGTGAGACAATCTTTTGTTACTTTTACTTATAAATTGAGTCATTTGTTGAAAGAAAACAATACCATAACGGCGAGATATACAGCATATGCTGCCACTATTGAAAGACCAGATAAAGTAGAGCCAATAGCACATTTTATCTCCATTTGGGAAGTAAAAGAGGGGTTATTGTATAAAGGATATGAAATTAGTCAATTGTTTGATGAAAATCCATCTAGCTTATCTTCATATTCTTAA
- a CDS encoding UDP-3-O-(3-hydroxymyristoyl)glucosamine N-acyltransferase — MKFPKPHTLEAIAKLIDCQFIGDANFEVMGMNEIHVVTPGDIVFVDHPKYYDKALQSAATIVLINKEVDCPEGKALLISDDPFRDFNKLTHYFKPFVSANSAISASAIIGENTIIQPNCFIGHNVVIGADCVIHSNVSIYDDAVIGNNVTIHAGTVLGASAFYYKNRPEGFDQLKSGGRVVIEDNVDIGALCTIDKGVTGDTIIGEGSKLDNQIQVGHDTVIGKKCLIASQTGIAGCCIIEDEVTLWGQVGTTSGITIGKKANVLGQTGVTKSIAGGKSYFGTPIEESRVKLKELAYIKRIPDIIKQLKNK, encoded by the coding sequence ATGAAATTCCCTAAACCACATACTTTAGAAGCTATTGCAAAACTTATAGATTGTCAATTTATTGGCGATGCAAACTTTGAGGTGATGGGCATGAACGAGATTCATGTTGTTACACCTGGAGATATTGTTTTTGTAGATCATCCCAAATATTATGATAAAGCATTACAAAGCGCAGCAACTATTGTTTTAATTAACAAAGAAGTGGACTGCCCTGAAGGAAAAGCATTATTAATAAGTGATGATCCGTTTAGAGATTTTAATAAGTTAACGCATTATTTTAAACCTTTTGTAAGTGCTAATAGTGCTATTTCAGCTTCAGCTATAATTGGAGAAAATACGATAATACAACCAAATTGCTTTATTGGCCACAATGTGGTCATCGGAGCGGATTGTGTTATTCATTCTAACGTTAGTATTTATGACGATGCTGTTATCGGTAATAACGTAACCATTCATGCAGGAACTGTTTTAGGGGCAAGTGCTTTTTATTATAAAAATAGGCCAGAAGGATTTGATCAATTAAAATCTGGTGGTAGGGTCGTTATTGAAGATAATGTTGATATTGGAGCACTTTGTACTATAGATAAAGGTGTGACGGGTGATACTATTATTGGAGAAGGCTCTAAATTAGATAATCAAATTCAAGTTGGTCACGATACTGTTATTGGAAAAAAATGTTTAATTGCCTCACAAACGGGTATTGCGGGTTGTTGTATTATTGAAGACGAAGTTACCCTTTGGGGACAAGTTGGTACAACTAGTGGAATAACGATTGGTAAAAAAGCAAATGTTTTAGGTCAAACAGGAGTGACAAAATCGATAGCAGGAGGAAAGTCTTATTTTGGAACACCAATTGAGGAATCAAGAGTAAAATTAAAGGAGTTAGCTTATATTAAGCGAATTCCAGATATAATTAAACAATTAAAAAACAAGTAG
- the efp gene encoding elongation factor P, with amino-acid sequence MATTSDIRNGLCIRYNNDIYKIIEFLHVKPGKGPAFVRTKMKSVTNGKVLDNTFSAGHKLEDVRVETHKFQYLYNDGEFYHFMNEADYTQIRLLEAALDKPELMKEGEIVTVLINTEDNMPLSVDLPASVVLEVTATEPGVKGNTATNATKPATVETGATVNVPLFINEGDKIKVETDKGTYKERVKE; translated from the coding sequence ATGGCAACTACTTCAGATATTAGAAACGGACTTTGTATTCGATATAATAACGATATTTATAAAATCATTGAATTTTTACACGTAAAACCAGGAAAAGGGCCAGCGTTTGTTAGAACTAAAATGAAAAGTGTAACTAACGGAAAAGTATTGGATAATACCTTTTCTGCCGGTCATAAATTGGAAGATGTAAGAGTAGAAACTCATAAATTTCAATACTTATATAATGATGGCGAATTTTATCATTTCATGAATGAAGCAGATTATACTCAAATTAGATTATTAGAGGCTGCTTTAGATAAACCAGAATTAATGAAAGAAGGAGAAATTGTTACTGTGTTAATTAATACAGAAGACAATATGCCTTTATCAGTAGATTTACCTGCGAGTGTAGTTTTAGAAGTAACAGCTACGGAGCCAGGAGTAAAAGGAAATACTGCAACTAATGCAACGAAACCAGCAACTGTTGAAACTGGAGCTACTGTAAATGTGCCTTTGTTTATTAATGAAGGAGATAAAATTAAAGTAGAAACAGATAAAGGGACGTATAAAGAACGTGTTAAAGAATAG
- the lpxA gene encoding acyl-ACP--UDP-N-acetylglucosamine O-acyltransferase — protein sequence MNQPLAYVHPGAKIAKNVVIEPFTTIYNNVTIGEGTWIGSNVTIMEGARIGKNCNIFPGSVISAVPQDLKYNDEDTLTIIGDNVTIRECVTINRGTTDRMKTVIGDNCLIMAYCHIAHDCIVGNNCIFSNNSTLAGHINIGDYVVLAGMTAVHQFCSVGSHAFVTGGSLVRKDVPPFVKAGREPLSYVGINSVGLRRRGYTTEKIREIQDIFRILYQKNYNNTQAAGIIEAEMEATTERDEILQFIKNSHRGIMKGYFKSN from the coding sequence ATGAACCAACCTTTAGCATACGTACATCCAGGAGCAAAAATTGCCAAAAATGTTGTTATTGAACCATTTACGACTATATATAACAATGTAACAATTGGAGAAGGTACTTGGATAGGTAGTAATGTAACTATAATGGAAGGCGCAAGAATTGGGAAAAATTGTAATATTTTTCCGGGTTCTGTAATTTCAGCTGTACCACAAGATTTAAAATATAATGACGAGGATACATTAACGATAATAGGTGACAATGTTACCATTAGGGAATGTGTTACTATAAACAGAGGAACAACCGATAGAATGAAAACCGTAATAGGCGATAATTGCCTAATTATGGCATACTGTCATATTGCACACGATTGTATTGTTGGTAATAATTGTATTTTTTCTAACAACTCTACATTAGCAGGACATATTAATATAGGAGATTATGTTGTATTGGCAGGTATGACTGCTGTACATCAATTTTGTTCCGTAGGTAGTCACGCTTTTGTAACCGGAGGGTCTTTAGTGCGTAAAGATGTGCCACCATTTGTAAAAGCGGGGCGAGAACCATTATCGTACGTTGGTATTAACTCGGTAGGATTAAGACGACGAGGGTATACCACAGAAAAAATAAGAGAAATTCAAGATATTTTTAGAATATTATATCAGAAAAATTATAACAATACTCAGGCTGCCGGAATTATTGAGGCAGAGATGGAAGCGACAACAGAACGTGACGAAATCCTTCAGTTTATAAAGAATTCTCATCGCGGAATTATGAAAGGGTATTTCAAATCAAATTAA
- a CDS encoding bifunctional UDP-3-O-[3-hydroxymyristoyl] N-acetylglucosamine deacetylase/3-hydroxyacyl-ACP dehydratase → MGIISTDIKQKTIQKEISLTGVGLHTGKQVTLTFKPAPENTGFAFKRIDLEGSPVIEADANYVTNTQRGTCLEKNGVKIQTCEHVLAALIGLDIDNAILELDNSEPPIMDGSSKFFVEAIETAGIEEQEAFREEYVVTSVISYTDEETGSEILIMPSNCYQVTAMVDFGTKVLGTQNATLNSISDFKRDISDSRTFSFLHELESLLEHGLIKGGDLNNAIVYVDKELSESTMEKLKTAFNKDSISVKPNGILDNLTLHYPNEAARHKLLDVIGDLALIGTRIRGKVIANKPGHFVNTQFAKKMSKLIKNERRNNVPNIDLSQTPVMDVMQIMDMLPHRQPFLLLDKVFELSDTHVIGLKNVTMNEEFFKGHFPGAPVMPGVLIIEAMAQTGGILVLSTVPDPENYLTFFMKMDKVKFKQKVVPGDTLIFKCSLITPIRRGICHMQGYAYANGKLCAEAELMAQISKVK, encoded by the coding sequence ATGGGAATAATTAGTACTGACATAAAGCAAAAAACCATACAAAAGGAAATTTCTCTTACAGGTGTGGGCTTACATACAGGAAAACAGGTAACCTTAACTTTTAAGCCTGCTCCAGAAAATACAGGCTTTGCTTTTAAAAGAATTGATTTAGAAGGTAGCCCAGTAATTGAAGCAGATGCAAATTATGTGACTAACACGCAACGCGGTACTTGTTTAGAAAAAAACGGAGTAAAAATACAAACTTGCGAACATGTATTGGCTGCTTTAATAGGATTAGATATAGATAATGCTATTCTAGAATTAGATAACTCAGAACCACCAATCATGGACGGGTCTTCTAAGTTTTTTGTAGAAGCAATTGAAACTGCTGGAATAGAAGAACAAGAGGCTTTTCGTGAAGAGTATGTTGTTACCAGTGTCATTTCTTACACAGATGAGGAAACGGGTAGCGAAATTTTGATAATGCCATCAAATTGTTATCAAGTGACTGCAATGGTAGATTTTGGGACTAAAGTATTAGGAACTCAGAATGCAACGTTAAATTCTATTTCAGATTTTAAAAGAGATATTTCAGACTCTAGGACCTTTAGCTTTTTACATGAGTTGGAATCACTTTTAGAGCACGGTTTAATTAAAGGAGGAGATCTAAACAATGCCATAGTATATGTAGATAAAGAATTGTCTGAGTCTACAATGGAAAAGTTAAAGACAGCTTTTAATAAAGACTCTATCTCTGTAAAACCTAATGGAATTTTGGATAATTTAACGTTACACTATCCAAATGAAGCCGCTAGACATAAATTATTGGATGTTATAGGTGATTTAGCTTTAATAGGAACACGTATTAGAGGTAAAGTTATTGCTAATAAGCCAGGACACTTTGTAAATACACAATTTGCAAAAAAGATGTCTAAATTAATTAAGAACGAAAGACGTAATAACGTCCCAAATATAGATTTGAGTCAAACACCAGTAATGGATGTGATGCAAATCATGGATATGTTACCGCATAGACAACCCTTTTTATTACTAGATAAAGTTTTTGAATTATCAGATACTCATGTTATTGGTCTTAAAAATGTAACTATGAATGAAGAGTTCTTCAAAGGTCATTTTCCAGGAGCTCCAGTAATGCCAGGTGTATTAATAATAGAGGCTATGGCACAAACCGGAGGGATTTTAGTATTAAGTACTGTCCCAGATCCTGAGAATTATTTAACATTTTTCATGAAAATGGACAAAGTTAAATTTAAACAAAAAGTGGTTCCAGGAGATACGTTAATATTCAAATGCTCGTTAATAACACCTATTAGACGTGGTATTTGTCATATGCAAGGGTATGCTTATGCTAATGGGAAATTATGTGCGGAAGCAGAGTTAATGGCACAGATTTCAAAAGTAAAATAA
- the lpxD gene encoding UDP-3-O-(3-hydroxymyristoyl)glucosamine N-acyltransferase, which yields MKFTAEQIAGILDGVVEGNPQAEVSKLSKIEEGVEGALTFLANPKYTSYIYSTKATIAIVDKDFVPEHDLNCTLIKVDDAYKSFSKLLEYYNQVKLNKFGIEQPTSVSDTATIGKDIYIGAFTVIGENVTIGDNVKIFPSCYIGDNVTIDNDTVLFAGSKIYSDCIIGKNCVINSGAIIGADGFGFAPNEDGEYSKVPQIGNVILEDFVDVGAATTIDRATLGSTIIRRGVKLDNQIQIAHNVEIGKNTVIAAQTGIAGSTKIGENCQIGGQVGFAGHLTIGNNVRIQAQSGVGKNIKDNEILQGSPAFGYGDWNKSYVYFKNLPKLVKTINELEKKGNGNN from the coding sequence ATGAAATTTACTGCAGAACAAATAGCTGGTATTTTAGACGGTGTCGTAGAAGGCAATCCTCAAGCAGAGGTCTCTAAACTATCCAAAATTGAAGAAGGTGTAGAAGGTGCTTTAACCTTTTTGGCTAATCCAAAATATACATCATATATATATTCAACAAAAGCAACTATTGCTATTGTTGATAAAGACTTTGTGCCTGAGCATGATTTAAATTGTACACTTATTAAAGTGGATGATGCTTATAAATCATTTTCAAAGTTATTAGAATATTACAATCAAGTAAAATTAAATAAGTTTGGAATCGAGCAACCAACGTCTGTATCTGATACAGCAACGATTGGTAAAGATATTTATATTGGTGCTTTTACGGTAATAGGAGAGAATGTGACTATTGGAGACAATGTTAAAATTTTTCCTAGTTGCTATATTGGAGACAATGTTACAATTGATAATGATACGGTCTTATTTGCTGGATCTAAAATATATTCAGATTGTATAATAGGTAAAAACTGTGTTATTAATTCCGGAGCAATAATCGGAGCTGATGGTTTTGGTTTTGCACCTAATGAAGACGGAGAATATAGTAAAGTACCGCAAATTGGTAACGTTATATTGGAAGATTTTGTAGATGTTGGCGCAGCGACAACAATTGATAGAGCTACTTTAGGCTCTACTATTATAAGACGTGGTGTCAAGTTAGACAATCAAATACAAATAGCACATAATGTGGAAATTGGTAAAAACACAGTAATAGCTGCACAAACAGGTATTGCGGGCTCAACTAAAATTGGTGAAAACTGCCAAATAGGAGGTCAGGTTGGTTTTGCTGGACATTTAACTATTGGTAATAATGTAAGAATACAAGCCCAATCAGGTGTAGGGAAAAATATAAAAGATAACGAAATATTACAAGGATCGCCTGCCTTTGGCTATGGTGATTGGAATAAATCTTATGTTTATTTTAAAAACTTACCTAAATTGGTTAAAACTATAAACGAATTAGAAAAAAAAGGCAATGGGAATAATTAG
- a CDS encoding HD domain-containing protein, producing the protein MKPSNKLKILNDPIYGFITIPNSIIFDLIEHKYFQRLRRISQMGMSYLVYPGAHHTRFHHAIGCMHLMQKAVQVLRFKGVAISDEEEKALYIAILLHDIGHGPFSHAMEHSIVSGVSHEEISLLFMEELNTEFNDDLTLAIQIFKGDYHRKFMLQLISSQIDMDRADYLKRDSFYTGVSEGNINSERLITMLNVKDNELVVEDKGIYSVEKFLDARRLMYWQVYLHKTSLVAEQLLIRVLKRAKELVKKGVALEASKPLTFFLENEITLDEFNGNCLETFAKLDDYDIVSAMKNWQYHEDFVLKNLCEMIINRHLLKIKVKKKPITEAVFQKHMSDLKGRHNISDADANYFVFTGQVSNLAYSRKKQNINILNKNGKVVDIVKASDQLSLKALSKPVTKYYICYPKDQL; encoded by the coding sequence TTGAAACCAAGTAACAAACTTAAAATACTAAACGACCCAATTTACGGATTTATTACTATTCCGAATTCTATAATTTTTGATTTAATAGAGCATAAATATTTTCAGCGTTTGCGACGTATCTCGCAAATGGGGATGTCTTATCTGGTGTATCCTGGTGCCCATCATACCCGATTTCATCATGCGATAGGCTGTATGCATTTAATGCAAAAAGCGGTTCAAGTCCTACGTTTTAAAGGTGTTGCCATTTCTGATGAGGAAGAAAAAGCGTTGTACATCGCTATATTATTACACGATATTGGTCATGGACCATTTAGTCATGCTATGGAACATAGTATTGTCAGTGGGGTCTCTCATGAGGAAATTTCGTTGTTATTCATGGAAGAATTGAATACAGAATTTAACGACGATTTAACACTTGCTATTCAGATTTTTAAAGGGGATTATCACAGGAAGTTTATGCTTCAGTTGATTTCTAGTCAAATAGATATGGATCGTGCCGATTATTTAAAAAGAGACAGTTTTTATACAGGAGTATCTGAAGGTAATATTAATAGTGAGCGTTTGATTACCATGCTTAATGTTAAGGATAACGAATTGGTTGTAGAAGATAAAGGTATTTATAGTGTCGAAAAATTTTTAGACGCGAGACGGTTAATGTATTGGCAAGTATATTTGCATAAAACCAGTTTGGTAGCTGAGCAATTGTTAATAAGAGTTTTAAAACGTGCAAAGGAATTAGTTAAAAAGGGTGTGGCTTTAGAAGCGAGTAAACCATTAACCTTCTTTTTGGAGAATGAGATTACTTTAGATGAATTTAATGGTAATTGCCTAGAAACCTTTGCTAAGTTAGATGATTACGATATCGTCTCAGCGATGAAAAATTGGCAATATCATGAAGATTTTGTTTTGAAAAATCTTTGTGAGATGATAATTAATAGACATCTTTTAAAAATTAAAGTTAAAAAGAAACCTATAACTGAAGCGGTATTTCAAAAACATATGTCAGATTTAAAAGGGCGACATAACATATCTGATGCTGATGCTAATTATTTTGTGTTTACAGGTCAAGTCAGTAATTTGGCTTATTCACGAAAAAAACAAAATATAAATATTTTGAATAAAAATGGTAAAGTAGTGGATATAGTTAAGGCTTCAGACCAACTTAGTCTAAAAGCGCTGTCAAAACCGGTGACTAAATATTATATATGTTATCCAAAAGACCAACTTTAG
- a CDS encoding response regulator yields the protein MNNINILWVDDEIDLLKPHILFLEKKNYNVTTCNSGTEALEILDDNTFDIVFLDENMPGLTGLETLNEIKEKQDTLPVVMITKSEEEYIMEEAIGNKIADYLIKPVNPNQILLSLKKNLDHSRLVSEKTTSNYQQEFRKIAMDMAMVNSYKEWIDLYKKLIYWEIQLEDIEDPSMFEILESQKNEANTQFGKFIDKNYPSWFEANTDAPILSHTLFREKIAPELSKEQPTLLVVVDNLRYDQWKAFEPFVSTHYKKQKEDAFYSILPTATQYARNAIFSGLMPSDMEKLHPEYWKNDTDEGGKNLHEADFLNAQMKRLGLTHLKHEYYKITNLSSGKKLADNFRGLKDNDLTVVVYNFVDMLSHSKTEMDVVKELASNDKAYRSLTQSWFKNSPLLEMIQQAQQMGFKLIITTDHGTINVKNPSKVIGDRDTSLNLRYKTGRSLSYESKDVLAAKDPKTILLPSINMNSSFIFAKSDLFFAYPNNYNHYVSYYRNTYQHGGVSLEEMIIPFVVLSPK from the coding sequence ATGAACAATATAAATATTCTTTGGGTTGATGACGAAATAGATTTATTAAAGCCTCATATCCTATTTTTAGAGAAAAAAAACTACAACGTTACGACTTGTAATAGCGGAACGGAAGCTTTAGAAATCTTAGACGACAACACTTTTGATATTGTTTTTTTAGACGAAAACATGCCGGGATTAACAGGACTTGAAACTTTAAATGAAATTAAAGAAAAACAAGACACACTTCCTGTTGTCATGATTACCAAAAGTGAAGAAGAATATATTATGGAAGAAGCTATTGGTAATAAAATTGCCGATTACCTTATAAAACCAGTTAACCCTAACCAGATTTTACTCAGCTTAAAGAAAAATTTAGACCACTCTAGATTAGTTTCGGAGAAAACGACTTCTAACTACCAGCAAGAATTCAGAAAAATTGCAATGGACATGGCTATGGTTAATAGTTATAAAGAGTGGATTGATTTATATAAAAAACTAATTTACTGGGAAATTCAACTAGAAGACATCGAAGATCCTAGTATGTTTGAAATATTAGAGTCTCAGAAAAACGAAGCCAACACACAGTTTGGTAAGTTTATAGATAAAAATTACCCATCGTGGTTTGAGGCTAATACGGATGCTCCTATTTTATCACACACTTTATTTAGAGAAAAGATTGCTCCAGAATTAAGCAAAGAGCAACCAACATTATTAGTTGTGGTAGATAATTTACGTTATGACCAATGGAAAGCTTTCGAACCATTTGTTAGTACCCATTATAAAAAACAAAAAGAAGATGCCTTTTATAGTATCTTACCGACAGCCACACAATATGCTAGAAATGCAATATTTTCAGGACTTATGCCTAGCGATATGGAAAAATTACATCCTGAGTATTGGAAAAATGATACCGATGAAGGTGGCAAAAACTTACATGAAGCCGATTTTTTAAACGCACAAATGAAACGCTTAGGATTAACACACCTAAAACACGAGTATTATAAAATCACGAATCTTTCTTCTGGAAAAAAACTAGCAGACAACTTTAGAGGATTAAAAGACAATGACCTAACGGTTGTAGTTTATAACTTTGTAGACATGCTATCACATTCTAAGACTGAAATGGATGTGGTTAAGGAGTTAGCCTCTAATGATAAAGCGTATCGTAGCTTAACACAAAGTTGGTTTAAAAACTCTCCTTTACTAGAAATGATACAACAAGCACAACAAATGGGCTTTAAGTTAATTATCACGACAGATCATGGAACTATTAATGTAAAAAACCCATCCAAAGTTATTGGAGATAGAGATACTAGTCTAAACTTACGTTATAAAACCGGACGTAGTTTGAGTTATGAAAGCAAAGATGTTTTAGCAGCAAAAGACCCTAAAACCATCCTTTTACCTTCAATTAACATGAATAGCTCTTTTATATTTGCTAAAAGTGATTTGTTTTTTGCTTATCCAAATAACTACAATCATTATGTTAGTTATTACAGAAACACCTACCAACACGGCGGTGTATCTTTAGAAGAAATGATTATTCCTTTTGTAGTACTAAGCCCTAAATAG
- the tsaE gene encoding tRNA (adenosine(37)-N6)-threonylcarbamoyltransferase complex ATPase subunit type 1 TsaE produces the protein MTINYKLEEVELVAKKLLETATSKILLFEGEMGVGKTTLIKTLVKLLGSNDVVSSPTFALVNEYIGDTNTIYHFDLYRIETEDELYDFGIDTYIDSDHYVFVEWPTILKPLIQDQFTIVNISLSENTTRQLRMKNFD, from the coding sequence GTGACTATAAATTATAAATTAGAAGAGGTGGAACTAGTAGCTAAAAAACTTTTAGAAACCGCAACCTCTAAAATACTATTATTTGAAGGTGAAATGGGAGTTGGTAAAACAACACTTATAAAAACACTGGTTAAACTTTTAGGGAGTAATGATGTTGTGAGTAGTCCTACTTTTGCTTTAGTTAACGAATATATTGGTGACACTAATACTATTTATCATTTTGACCTATACCGCATTGAAACGGAAGACGAATTATATGATTTTGGTATAGACACCTATATTGATAGTGATCACTATGTCTTTGTAGAATGGCCCACTATTTTAAAACCATTAATTCAAGACCAATTTACGATAGTTAACATCTCTTTGTCAGAAAACACGACAAGACAGTTGAGAATGAAGAATTTCGATTAG
- a CDS encoding alanine dehydrogenase — MSKPLSPFSKEELLPQEETLEIFKHKSNLFIGIPKETAFQEKRVCLTPDAVSAIVNNGHRVLIESNAGSGANFSDKDYSEAGAEVTKDTAKVYACPMILKVEPPTLDELEMVKPQTTIISALQIKTQTKTYFEKLASKRITALAFEFIRDEDGAYPAVRALSEIAGTASVLIAAELLSNSSNGNGLMFGNISGVPPVEVVILGAGTVGEFAARSAIGLGANIKVFDNSITKLRCLQANLGRTIYTSTIQPKYLSKALKRCDVVIGAVSGKDRAPIIVTETMVENMKKGAVIVDVSIDTGGCFETSEVTTHDKPTYRKNGVIHYCVPNIPARYSRTASASISNIFTPYLLKIADDGGLEHAIRFDKGLKNGLYYYHGILTNRAVGEWFDIKYSDINLLIF, encoded by the coding sequence ATGTCTAAACCACTCTCTCCTTTTTCAAAAGAAGAACTATTACCTCAAGAAGAAACCTTAGAGATTTTTAAACATAAAAGCAATCTATTTATAGGAATACCTAAAGAAACTGCTTTTCAAGAAAAGCGCGTGTGCTTGACTCCCGATGCAGTATCAGCCATTGTCAATAATGGTCATCGTGTATTAATAGAGTCTAATGCTGGAAGTGGCGCTAACTTTAGTGACAAAGATTATAGCGAAGCTGGAGCCGAAGTCACAAAAGATACAGCAAAAGTATATGCTTGTCCCATGATCTTAAAAGTAGAACCTCCTACTCTAGACGAATTGGAAATGGTAAAACCGCAGACCACTATAATATCTGCGCTTCAAATAAAGACACAAACTAAAACTTATTTTGAAAAATTAGCCTCTAAACGTATTACCGCTTTAGCTTTTGAGTTTATACGTGATGAAGATGGTGCTTATCCTGCTGTCCGCGCTTTAAGCGAAATTGCAGGAACGGCTTCTGTTTTAATTGCTGCAGAATTACTTAGCAACTCGAGTAATGGTAATGGCTTAATGTTTGGTAATATTAGCGGTGTACCTCCTGTAGAAGTTGTTATACTTGGTGCTGGAACGGTAGGCGAATTTGCTGCAAGAAGCGCCATTGGTCTAGGAGCCAATATAAAGGTTTTTGACAACTCTATTACTAAACTACGATGCTTACAAGCTAATTTAGGCCGTACAATTTACACATCAACTATTCAACCAAAATACCTAAGTAAAGCATTAAAGCGTTGCGATGTGGTTATTGGAGCTGTTAGCGGAAAAGACAGAGCTCCAATTATCGTAACAGAAACCATGGTAGAAAATATGAAAAAAGGTGCTGTTATTGTAGATGTTAGTATTGATACTGGAGGTTGCTTTGAAACTAGCGAAGTTACAACACATGACAAGCCAACCTATCGCAAAAATGGGGTAATACACTATTGTGTACCAAACATACCAGCTAGATACTCTCGAACAGCGTCAGCCTCTATAAGTAACATCTTCACACCCTATTTGCTAAAAATAGCAGACGATGGGGGCTTAGAACACGCTATCCGATTTGATAAGGGATTAAAAAACGGATTGTATTATTATCACGGCATTTTAACTAATCGTGCAGTTGGAGAATGGTTTGATATAAAATATAGTGATATTAACCTATTAATATTCTAA